The Thermovenabulum gondwanense genome contains a region encoding:
- a CDS encoding GntR family transcriptional regulator: MEHTMELEFSNLKPIRELIYEHIRKMIFSGELKEGERLVEKDLAEKLKVSRTPVREALRKLETEGLVVHLPRKGVVVKGFSKEDVIEIYSIRKSLEALAISFTVQNITEKEIEKLKNLNEKMKEVAKEEDTEKLFELLREFNKVLVESCRMPRLINLINTYREYLERFRVVTMSKKERRLSALKEHDEIIDAIIRRDANRAQSLVQEHLQGALEAFLANF, translated from the coding sequence TTGGAGCATACCATGGAATTAGAGTTTTCAAATTTAAAACCAATTCGAGAGTTAATTTATGAACATATTCGGAAAATGATATTCAGCGGAGAATTAAAAGAAGGAGAAAGGCTTGTAGAAAAAGATTTAGCCGAAAAGCTGAAAGTAAGCAGAACTCCGGTTAGAGAAGCTTTAAGAAAATTGGAAACCGAGGGCCTGGTCGTTCATCTTCCGAGAAAAGGCGTGGTGGTAAAAGGATTCAGCAAAGAGGACGTAATAGAGATATATTCGATAAGAAAGTCCTTGGAGGCCCTTGCCATATCGTTTACAGTCCAAAATATTACCGAAAAGGAGATTGAAAAGTTAAAAAATTTAAATGAAAAAATGAAAGAAGTTGCGAAAGAGGAGGATACGGAAAAGCTATTTGAACTATTAAGGGAATTTAATAAAGTACTGGTAGAATCCTGTAGGATGCCCAGGCTTATCAATTTAATAAACACCTACAGGGAGTATTTAGAGCGCTTCAGGGTTGTAACAATGTCGAAAAAGGAAAGGAGACTTTCGGCGCTCAAAGAACACGATGAAATAATAGATGCGATTATAAGAAGGGATGCAAATCGAGCCCAATCCCTGGTTCAAGAGCACTTGCAGGGTGCTTTGGAGGCATTTTTAGCAAATTTTTAA
- a CDS encoding acyclic terpene utilization AtuA family protein, protein MKEEIRVLTPAGMLGYGFPVKWFREGLSRNPDVIAIDSGSTDSGPHKLGTGAMTCSREAYIKDISLMLEACYEKKIPVFISSAGGDGSDQHVDEFLEIIKGIAREKGYHFKIAAIYSNVDKSYLKSKLKEGKISPCGPVPELTEEEIDKATTIVAQMGVEPYLKVLREQREIDVIVSGRTYDPVPIAALGILEGFDPGLCWHMGKIMECGAICAEPAGKNIFGILRKDHFIVEPLNPAERCTVASVAAHTLYEKTHPFLLPGPGGITDLSNTKFEQMDERSVRVTGSKFIPSEKYTLKLEGAKKVGYRSIFIAGVRDPIEIEHMDEIIERVKKDVEEYFSEIPKDSYKMIFHLYGKNGVMGEFEPVKDFKPLELCVILEVTAPTQELATAICSRARTEMLHSPYEGRIATAGNIAFPFTPLEIPLGIVCEFNVYHLLEVEDPLEVIRFKYLEV, encoded by the coding sequence ATGAAAGAGGAAATAAGGGTATTAACTCCTGCGGGGATGCTGGGTTACGGTTTCCCCGTAAAATGGTTCAGGGAGGGTTTAAGTCGAAATCCAGATGTTATCGCCATCGATTCCGGCTCTACCGATAGCGGTCCTCATAAATTGGGAACGGGAGCCATGACCTGCTCGAGGGAAGCTTATATTAAGGACATTTCTTTGATGCTCGAAGCTTGTTATGAGAAAAAGATCCCGGTGTTCATCAGCTCCGCCGGGGGAGATGGCAGCGATCAGCATGTGGATGAATTTTTAGAAATAATAAAAGGTATAGCGAGGGAAAAAGGTTATCATTTCAAGATTGCAGCTATTTACAGCAATGTTGACAAGTCGTATTTAAAAAGCAAATTGAAGGAAGGGAAAATAAGTCCGTGCGGGCCTGTCCCTGAATTAACGGAGGAAGAAATTGATAAGGCTACCACCATTGTCGCTCAAATGGGAGTTGAGCCGTATTTAAAAGTATTAAGAGAGCAAAGGGAAATAGACGTAATCGTATCGGGGAGGACCTATGATCCGGTTCCGATAGCCGCACTCGGAATATTGGAAGGATTTGACCCCGGACTTTGCTGGCATATGGGTAAAATTATGGAATGCGGTGCAATATGTGCGGAACCTGCGGGGAAGAACATTTTTGGAATATTAAGAAAGGATCATTTTATAGTTGAACCTTTAAACCCTGCGGAAAGGTGCACGGTTGCTTCGGTAGCCGCTCATACCCTGTATGAAAAAACCCACCCCTTTCTCCTTCCGGGGCCTGGAGGTATAACAGACCTTTCCAACACTAAATTCGAACAGATGGATGAAAGAAGCGTAAGGGTAACTGGGAGTAAATTTATACCTTCAGAAAAATATACCCTGAAACTTGAAGGAGCAAAGAAGGTAGGTTACAGGAGCATTTTCATAGCTGGGGTAAGGGATCCTATCGAAATAGAACATATGGATGAAATTATCGAAAGGGTTAAAAAAGACGTGGAAGAGTATTTTAGCGAGATTCCCAAGGATAGCTATAAAATGATTTTCCACCTGTACGGTAAGAACGGGGTAATGGGGGAATTTGAACCTGTAAAGGATTTTAAACCGCTGGAACTTTGCGTGATATTGGAAGTAACGGCTCCCACCCAGGAATTAGCCACAGCAATTTGTTCGAGAGCAAGAACCGAGATGTTGCACTCTCCTTATGAAGGAAGAATTGCTACTGCGGGCAATATTGCATTTCCCTTTACACCTTTAGAAATACCGCTGGGCATTGTGTGCGAATTTAACGTTTACCACCTGTTAGAAGTGGAAGACCCCTTGGAAGTTATTAGGTTTAAGTATTTGGAGGTGTAA
- a CDS encoding DUF5050 domain-containing protein: MFNDILMNIDISNPNVVPVVENDRVLIPLRFLSEGLGWSVNWDKNTKTVTATLEGRTVRIQLDTDKMFIDGIEYTLDVPARSINGRIFVPLRAFVENALGKSCFYNNGLIVISEKENTFDSTKDSALLNELIKELSAKKGNTSSNLVNYGYVVRDGDWIYYIITTNTEKNVGYGISYLYRAKPNGSQKKLLYSLKGFICDLQIVNNKIYFVAGELNEPDVYRMNTDGTGKIALSTHKTQEDKIWEIVVYGDYIYYKKDNGLYKMNLDGSNPVKILDREDIFEIISVEGNKIYFTIWDDLYSINTDGTNFKRLISNAHNYIVSNGFVYYTDFISFKETIIGKLDLSTGTETILKKFEYTSDIGLSAIDRINVNGEWIYYNDNFNKQIRRMKIDGTNDTVVSNISNVKGEIIGIYIAGDWIFYCTELSHGPVACENHFYKLKIDGSLNQIIK; this comes from the coding sequence ATGTTTAATGATATTTTAATGAATATAGATATTTCTAATCCAAATGTAGTTCCTGTTGTTGAAAACGACCGAGTATTAATTCCTCTCCGTTTCTTATCAGAGGGCCTTGGCTGGAGTGTTAATTGGGATAAAAATACTAAAACTGTTACAGCTACATTAGAAGGAAGAACTGTTAGAATACAATTAGATACTGACAAAATGTTTATAGATGGAATTGAATATACATTAGACGTTCCTGCACGAAGCATTAACGGAAGGATATTTGTTCCTTTAAGAGCCTTTGTTGAAAATGCTTTAGGAAAGTCTTGCTTTTATAATAATGGTTTAATCGTTATAAGCGAGAAGGAAAATACTTTTGACAGCACTAAAGATAGTGCTTTGTTGAATGAACTTATTAAGGAGTTAAGTGCAAAAAAAGGCAATACGTCATCAAATCTTGTAAATTATGGATATGTGGTTAGAGATGGAGATTGGATTTACTATATAATCACAACAAATACAGAGAAAAATGTTGGCTATGGTATAAGTTATCTTTACAGAGCTAAACCTAATGGGAGCCAGAAAAAACTTCTGTATTCATTAAAAGGATTTATTTGTGATTTACAAATTGTTAACAACAAAATTTATTTTGTGGCAGGTGAACTTAATGAACCCGATGTTTATAGAATGAATACAGATGGAACAGGAAAAATAGCTTTAAGCACACATAAAACTCAAGAAGATAAAATATGGGAGATAGTCGTTTACGGAGATTATATATATTATAAAAAAGATAATGGATTATATAAAATGAATTTAGATGGTTCAAACCCTGTAAAAATCCTTGACCGTGAGGATATATTTGAAATAATTTCCGTAGAGGGCAACAAGATATACTTTACAATATGGGATGATTTATACAGCATAAATACTGACGGTACTAATTTCAAAAGACTAATCTCAAATGCACACAACTATATTGTGTCAAATGGATTTGTTTACTATACAGATTTTATATCGTTTAAGGAAACAATAATAGGAAAGTTAGATTTATCTACAGGTACTGAAACCATATTGAAGAAATTTGAATATACTAGTGATATTGGTTTAAGTGCTATTGATAGAATAAATGTTAATGGAGAATGGATTTACTACAATGACAACTTTAATAAGCAAATTCGTAGAATGAAAATAGACGGCACAAATGATACTGTTGTATCAAATATATCTAATGTCAAAGGTGAAATAATCGGTATTTATATTGCCGGTGATTGGATTTTTTATTGCACAGAATTATCTCATGGCCCTGTTGCTTGTGAAAACCATTTTTATAAATTAAAAATTGACGGCTCTTTAAATCAAATTATAAAATAA
- a CDS encoding transposase, translating into MIKKQYTEEFKEQLLKECQEVGNVSLVALRHNISSNTIHGWIRSIRKRGSVKPLHRNEEKRILEIEKRLEDVSRENNTLKKLLGEKELELAIIRELRDRVNPR; encoded by the coding sequence ATGATAAAGAAACAATATACCGAAGAATTTAAAGAGCAACTGTTGAAGGAATGTCAGGAAGTAGGTAACGTATCCCTGGTAGCTCTCAGGCATAATATCTCATCTAACACCATTCATGGGTGGATACGAAGCATCAGAAAAAGAGGATCAGTAAAGCCGTTGCACAGGAACGAAGAAAAACGTATTCTGGAGATAGAAAAAAGATTAGAAGACGTAAGCAGAGAAAATAATACCCTAAAGAAACTTTTAGGAGAAAAGGAGCTTGAACTTGCAATAATAAGAGAACTGAGAGATAGGGTAAACCCTCGGTAA
- a CDS encoding nuclease-related domain-containing protein has translation MTAKIIRQSRKAKEEFYKRIKEKIEQEKAKMNKKIDEKLPKWITWAVKPLVNLNYNMTQNKNSERGDSGELGAALSFLLMLPNSWRVANDIVIEAEVDEYAQIDHIILGPPGIFLVETKNWDGAYIGFNDRWKRKEGDRWMPCKSPTEQNKYHKKVFAKWLKCQNLDTTIIIEDVIIPVVLMTNCKWLKVKDCSLPVFESGLALSLYLKRKTKEGERLTKEQIEAVAKAIEEAEPIAMKYGIEEIEVKKTREGKEYIRVKGEKEKAEEIRRLYSLMGIAVNEVYKDKFNDGWWYFTKIQ, from the coding sequence ATGACGGCAAAAATAATAAGACAGAGCAGGAAGGCAAAAGAAGAATTTTACAAAAGAATAAAAGAAAAAATAGAGCAGGAAAAAGCAAAAATGAACAAAAAAATAGACGAAAAACTGCCGAAGTGGATAACATGGGCGGTGAAGCCTTTGGTAAACCTGAATTACAACATGACACAGAACAAGAACAGCGAAAGAGGAGACAGCGGAGAATTAGGGGCAGCATTGAGCTTTCTGCTAATGCTCCCCAATAGCTGGAGGGTAGCAAACGACATAGTGATAGAGGCCGAAGTGGACGAATACGCACAGATAGACCACATCATATTAGGGCCGCCGGGAATATTCTTGGTAGAAACAAAAAACTGGGACGGGGCATACATAGGCTTTAACGATCGTTGGAAAAGAAAAGAAGGAGATAGGTGGATGCCGTGCAAGAGTCCCACGGAGCAGAACAAATACCACAAAAAAGTATTTGCAAAATGGCTGAAATGTCAAAATCTGGATACAACAATAATTATAGAAGATGTGATAATACCGGTCGTTCTTATGACGAACTGCAAATGGCTGAAGGTTAAGGACTGTTCATTGCCCGTATTTGAAAGCGGACTTGCGTTGAGCCTGTACCTGAAAAGAAAAACAAAAGAAGGGGAAAGGCTGACAAAAGAGCAGATAGAAGCGGTAGCGAAGGCAATAGAAGAAGCGGAACCAATAGCAATGAAATACGGCATAGAAGAAATAGAAGTAAAAAAGACGAGGGAAGGAAAAGAGTATATAAGGGTAAAAGGTGAAAAAGAAAAGGCGGAAGAAATCAGGCGTCTGTATAGTCTAATGGGCATAGCGGTAAATGAGGTGTATAAGGACAAATTCAATGACGGGTGGTGGTATTTTACGAAAATACAATAA
- a CDS encoding cache domain-containing protein, whose product MSLANELADNMYPGDWHIDGNILKKGDFVINDNHILPDRIKSLTGMDCSIFLMDKRVATTVIENGERKIGTTDAQNVVDTVIKLDRRN is encoded by the coding sequence ATGAGCTTGGCTAACGAACTTGCGGACAATATGTACCCGGGGGATTGGCATATCGATGGGAATATCCTTAAAAAAGGTGATTTCGTTATAAACGATAATCATATTTTGCCAGATAGAATTAAATCTTTGACCGGTATGGATTGTTCGATTTTCTTAATGGATAAAAGAGTTGCGACTACCGTTATCGAAAACGGAGAAAGAAAAATTGGCACTACCGATGCACAAAATGTCGTTGACACCGTTATTAAATTAGACAGACGTAATTGA
- a CDS encoding DUF4387 domain-containing protein: MKKVYLKDIAKVLRSKNSGPFEMTLDIIFKNKEDYEKIKGLGIINEDLISRIYNIDREKIITFVYFDAANAIKITIPRLRPQGTVGETDMHAAQQHIPLMFVEVPWE; this comes from the coding sequence ATGAAAAAGGTTTATCTAAAGGATATAGCAAAAGTCCTAAGGAGCAAAAATTCGGGGCCTTTTGAAATGACTCTGGACATCATATTTAAAAATAAAGAGGATTATGAAAAAATAAAGGGTTTGGGAATAATTAATGAGGATTTAATATCCAGGATTTACAACATAGACAGGGAAAAAATAATCACCTTCGTTTATTTTGATGCTGCCAATGCAATAAAAATCACCATACCTCGGCTAAGACCGCAGGGCACCGTAGGAGAAACCGATATGCACGCAGCGCAGCAGCATATTCCTTTGATGTTTGTAGAAGTTCCGTGGGAATAA